The DNA segment GGATGAAAcccgtgcccctgcagtggaagcatagagtcctaactcctggaccaccagggaattcccaagacttggattttcttttttaagattattttatttatttattttgttgtccTAGCCTGCGTCTTCCTTTCCCTGTGcaggctctctagctgtggtgcctgggcttacttgccctgtggcaggtgggatcccaattttcccaaccagggatccaaccagtgtcCCGTGCACcgcagggtggattcttaaccactggactaccagggaagtcccaagacatGACTTTCCTGCACATGCAAACACATACATTTGTTAAGAATAATGAACATgtgatatttccatttttgttttgctatttaaaCTAATGCTGAAACAAATAGCCCTATTCTCATGTCTTTGGGCACGAGTGACTGCCTCTTTAGGACAGATTCCTAAAAGTTGACACATGATGATAGCTTAtttatttgtctgatttttaccttttttttttttgcttgcatgTGTGGTGGTGAGAGACTTTCTGTGCCTAATATTCTGAGTGATTCGtcactggacttttttttttttatcaatatcCAACGTTCACAACAAAAAGATTTTTAGTTAGACCTGTTCTATCGCTGTCTCCGAAAATTCAGCTTACACGCTACAGAAGAGGTGAGTTCAAGGAAGCCAGCGGCAGAGGGTAGTCCCGGGAGCTCAGGCGCACCTGGGTCCTCCCCGCGTCTCCTAAGAGCCGGGGCTTCGGGCAGAGGTGCGCTCTGTGGCACTGAGGCCGAGGTCCAGACGCCTCTTCTCAGTGCCCCTTCCGCTTCACTCTCAGTCGGCTTCTCCAACTCCCGTCCTGTTCCACTTTCCTGAGTTCCGCAGCGCGCCGCTTCAGAGCAGCAGAACACAGCAAGGTGAGACTTCAGACCACTCGGCTGCAAAACCTGGCGGCTCCagcggtttaaaaaaaaaaaaatctgcctttaatgcagATTTGGATTCGACTTCTGAGTCagaagaccccctgcagaaggaaatggcaacccacgccagtattcttgcctggagaatccccattgacagagaagcctggcgggatacagtcgcaaaaagtcgaacacaactgagccgCCAGAGTAACCAGCACCGGCCCGCCTCTTCTTGTCCCGCCCCTTCCGCTGGACATTTACTTCCGCTTCCGGTCTCGGTGTGACGGCGCACCGCCCCGCCGTGAAGAGCTTGGCATTGTGGGAATTCTTTCCTTTCTCGCTCCCCGGCCATCTTGGCGGCTGCTCTTGGTGAGTGGGCTCCTCCGGGCCGAGGTTTTGGCAGCGCGCGGTGCCCAGGGAGTTGCCGGTTTGGGACTTCAGATCGTAAACTTCCTGTCCTGTCCTCTGTGTTCTAGGTTGGGGGCGTCCCGCATCTAAGGCAGGAAGATGGTGGCCGCAAAGAAGACGGTGAGTGAAGCAGGCCAGGGCCGGAAGCCTATTTCACGTGGAGAGATGAGTCTTGGCCGGGGCGGGCAGTTTTGAGCTCTCTGGGCGGACAGCGTTCCCGCTGGCCTTGGAGGCTTCCAGAAAGAACCCGAGAGACCTTCTCAGTGCTTTGGAACCCTTTTCTTCGGAGGTTTATTAAGGGGCTCCGGTTCCAGGAAGCAGGatccagtgttttttgtttttggccgaggcttgcgagatcttagttccctttctagggatggaacccgtgctcCCTGCTTGGAAGCGggggagacttaaccactggaccaccagggaagtccctggatccAGTTTTGAGTGGTTACAAACAAGGCCTTCAATCAAGTTCgtattaaatgttttctttgtagAAAAAGTCACTGGAGTCGATCAACTCTAGGCTCCAGCTGGTTATGAAAAGTGGAAAGTACGTGCTGGGGTACAAACAGACTCTGAAAATGATCAGACAAGGCAAAGCGAAACTGGTCATTCTCGCCAACAACTGCCCAGCCTTGAGGTAATTGAAAGAACCCGAGGGTGTGTGTCTTCCACTGTAAGTTCGTCCTGAGCAAATATCCAGGAGTGTGAGCTTGCAATCTGGGTAGCGTGAACTGGGTGTCAGGTAGAATTTGTATTACAGGGGCACATTTGCAGGATAATTTAAGGGTTTCTGTTGTGTTTGGCTCTTGATTTTTCTCCCCTTCATAGTCTCTCCTCCTATGTGGTTCTCCTTGGGAGAAATGTGTGACAGAAACCAAAGAAGGGCAAAGTTTGAGGGTAGTGCAGAAACGTAAGTTGCTTTTCCTTATGTCCTGCCTTTTTTTGCTTGTTCTTTTTACTTTGAGGTGTTTTTAAAGGACTTCGTTTTATGAATTACTTATAGCATAGAGAAGCTAAGATCAGAAGAGTTCACGCTGGCCTGTGGATCTGCACGCTTCCAATTCACCCAGTTTTTGCCTGATTCACTGTTTTGAAACTGATCTTACGAGGTGGTGTACATAAGTTCAAGTTGGACCATGCAGAGTATCAGCCATGTTTTCAGTCCTGTGCTTGTTGATTTTCTACCCTAATGCATAAACTCACAGCATTTCATACAGGGTGTCTGTACCTAATGGACAAAGCCTGGAGAGCTCTCTTGCATCTCATCTCAAAACTTTGGTCTTACTTCACAGAATTCACACTTACCTATTAGAGCAGTGGCTTTCGGCATGAATGTACATTCAGTCGCAAGTGATTTGGTTTAAATGCAAGTCAGATTTAATGGATCTGGATTGGGGCCTgatgcatttttaacaagctccttGATGGCTCTCTACCTATTTGGTGGTCACAAAAAACGATGACTTTGGGCAAGTGCAAGCCTATGGCatgcctgtttttattttattggatttaGCTTTTCTTCACTTAATtagttctctttgtttttaatacaaattgaaggtttgtggaaCCTTGCATTGTATAAGTCTGTAGGTGCTGACTTTTTCTTTGTTAAGATTTGTCATCTTTGATATTACTGCTACAATTCCCTGAAGGTTCAGGTGAtggttggttttttgttgttgttgttgttttttttccttcttctttttttgcaataaaatatttatgtatgtacGTTGGGGGGGTTTTTTAGACATGATGCTGTTGAACACTTAGAGGCTACATATAGGGTAaacaacttttatatgcacttgGAAATTAACAAATCCCTGTGGCTAGCTTTATTGCAGTATTTgatttattgcagtggtctggaaggAATTTGCAGTACCTGAGGTATACCTGTTCTATTACTCTCCATCTAGGACTCAGAGCACCAGAGGGTGATGTAAATGGCTGAGACATTGTCATGGGAATTCTGTAAAGTGTCTGGCAGATAGTAAATGCTAAGCAAATGATGATTTTATTCTGTACCCTCTTTTTCCATGAGCACAAATATGTACTGTAGAGGATCCAAAGGATGTTTGGTGTTGGATAATGAAtatgatatttttaagaataataaatggCTTCCTATTTGAAGGCCTTACCAACATTGGAACTAATGAGAGCAGTAACGTTTAATCTGTGTCAGTTGGTAtggtttatttgcctttttttgtttttattcccaaAGGAAATCTGAAATAGAGTATTACGCCATGTTGGCCAAAACTGGTGTCCATCACTACAGTGGCAATAATATTGAATTGGGCACAGCATGTGGAAAATACTACAGAGTATGCACACTGGCTATCATTGATCCAGGTATGCTTTTTCAGTCATAaaagaagtctttttttctttatgatgtaCTAACAAGGATTTCTTACTATACAAATGTCTTTGGTCCCTAAGTTCAGTCTGAGAATTTGTATATAGCAAGGGATATCCTGCAGGCTTATGTCATGGAGAGTTAGTAGTGAATGTCAGTACATAATTATCT comes from the Bos indicus isolate NIAB-ARS_2022 breed Sahiwal x Tharparkar chromosome 14, NIAB-ARS_B.indTharparkar_mat_pri_1.0, whole genome shotgun sequence genome and includes:
- the RPL30 gene encoding large ribosomal subunit protein eL30; this translates as MVAAKKTKKSLESINSRLQLVMKSGKYVLGYKQTLKMIRQGKAKLVILANNCPALRKSEIEYYAMLAKTGVHHYSGNNIELGTACGKYYRVCTLAIIDPGDSDIIRSMPEQTGEK